The following are encoded in a window of Fusibacter sp. A1 genomic DNA:
- the rpsI gene encoding 30S ribosomal protein S9 — MSVQYQGTGRRKSSIARVRLVPGTGVVTINNRPLDEYFGYELLIREVKRPLTTVGVEGKYDVLVRVNGGGFTGQAGAIRHGISRALLHVDETFRPALKSEGFLTRDSRMKERKKYGLKAARRSPQFSKR; from the coding sequence ATGTCAGTTCAATATCAAGGAACAGGTAGAAGAAAAAGTTCAATCGCACGTGTTCGCTTAGTACCTGGTACAGGCGTTGTTACAATCAATAATAGACCTCTTGACGAGTACTTCGGTTACGAGCTTTTGATCAGAGAAGTAAAAAGACCACTTACAACTGTAGGTGTTGAAGGTAAATACGACGTATTAGTTAGAGTTAACGGTGGTGGATTCACAGGTCAAGCTGGAGCGATCCGTCACGGTATTTCTAGAGCGTTACTACACGTAGATGAGACTTTCAGACCAGCACTTAAGTCTGAAGGATTCTTAACTCGTGACTCAAGAATGAAAGAAAGAAAGAAATACGGTCTTAAAGCAGCAAGAAGATCTCCTCAGTTCTCGAAGAGATAG
- the amrS gene encoding AmmeMemoRadiSam system radical SAM enzyme gives MLISDYFMEVDGDKICTVCPHQCRLSVGKVGRCGVRKATDEAIVCLNYGHITAVALDPIEKKPIFHYKPGTSVLSIGSMGCNMNCPFCQNYHIAKTLSADYTVHSPEDMVRLLQSYPKEIGLAFTYNEPLVSIEFVIETARLAKEAGRFVVVVTNGMVSETCLMDLIPYVDAWNIDLKSYSSSDYDQLGGEFEAVKSTIELCSRHAHVEVTSLIVTGFNDHLKEWESVFSWLKGLGGMIPLHLSRYYPSYHYHEKETDVELLKELYRLAKTYLDYVYIGNVFGISNDTYCKKCGVLMAERDIYQTKLYHYACPSCGEKVFIE, from the coding sequence ATGTTGATATCCGATTACTTTATGGAAGTGGATGGGGATAAGATCTGTACAGTCTGTCCACATCAATGTAGGTTATCTGTGGGTAAAGTCGGCAGGTGTGGTGTGAGAAAAGCCACTGATGAGGCTATAGTGTGCTTAAACTATGGTCATATCACGGCGGTAGCGCTTGATCCGATTGAAAAAAAACCGATTTTTCATTATAAGCCAGGTACAAGCGTACTTTCAATCGGCAGCATGGGCTGTAATATGAACTGTCCGTTTTGTCAGAATTATCATATCGCCAAAACCTTGTCTGCGGATTACACGGTCCATAGCCCTGAGGATATGGTTAGGCTCTTGCAGTCTTATCCAAAAGAGATTGGCCTAGCTTTTACCTATAATGAACCCTTAGTCTCCATCGAATTTGTGATAGAGACAGCACGGCTTGCAAAAGAAGCCGGCCGGTTTGTGGTTGTTGTGACCAATGGCATGGTCTCAGAAACTTGTCTGATGGACCTGATACCTTATGTGGATGCCTGGAACATCGATTTGAAAAGCTATTCTTCTTCGGATTATGATCAGCTTGGCGGCGAGTTTGAAGCAGTAAAGTCAACCATCGAGTTATGTTCAAGACATGCCCATGTCGAAGTGACGAGTTTGATCGTGACAGGATTCAACGACCATTTGAAGGAGTGGGAGTCTGTCTTTTCTTGGCTCAAGGGTTTGGGTGGCATGATACCGCTGCATTTATCGAGGTACTATCCGAGTTACCATTATCACGAAAAAGAAACGGACGTTGAACTGCTAAAGGAATTATATAGGCTGGCAAAGACCTACTTGGACTACGTCTATATAGGTAACGTCTTTGGCATATCAAATGATACGTATTGTAAGAAGTGCGGTGTACTTATGGCCGAACGCGACATCTATCAGACTAAATTATATCACTACGCTTGTCCCTCATGCGGGGAAAAGGTGTTTATCGAATAG
- a CDS encoding SOS response-associated peptidase has protein sequence MCGRFFLDVSFDEILSQYDLKVLEGAYEERYEIFPTQAVITIVKRKNALKAVPMSWGIVTPYLKKPVINARAESLIQKKLFATAIEKRRCVIPASGYFEWQKLNDTKKMKNKIWVEDEPIIGMAGVYNVYEVACEKKAMASILTIDAAASIREIHDRMPLLLTKEMAKRYLDDDHFDVSSYQSQAHLLPIKAIAVG, from the coding sequence ATGTGTGGCAGGTTTTTCCTTGATGTCAGTTTTGATGAGATTTTAAGCCAGTATGACTTAAAGGTGCTTGAGGGTGCCTATGAAGAACGGTACGAGATTTTTCCGACGCAAGCTGTCATTACCATAGTGAAACGTAAAAACGCTTTAAAGGCGGTACCGATGAGCTGGGGCATTGTCACTCCATATCTGAAAAAACCGGTTATCAATGCAAGAGCCGAAAGCCTTATACAAAAGAAGCTTTTTGCAACAGCCATTGAAAAAAGAAGATGTGTCATTCCCGCCAGTGGCTATTTCGAATGGCAAAAGTTAAATGACACAAAGAAGATGAAAAACAAGATATGGGTCGAAGACGAGCCCATCATCGGGATGGCGGGAGTCTACAACGTCTATGAGGTCGCCTGTGAAAAAAAGGCGATGGCCAGCATTTTGACGATAGACGCGGCTGCCTCCATACGGGAGATCCATGATAGAATGCCCCTGCTGCTGACCAAGGAAATGGCCAAGCGCTACCTGGACGATGATCATTTTGATGTCTCGAGCTATCAAAGCCAAGCTCATCTTCTGCCGATAAAAGCAATTGCTGTTGGTTGA
- a CDS encoding NAD(P)/FAD-dependent oxidoreductase, with product MLRTNIVMPIDEMIEMLPVRLATKLKVKTDQIKTWKVFKRSIDARKQPIMYNYTIDFEVSDEARLLKTNKSLLKVEYYVFEPVTGVSMEKRPVVIGFGPAGMFASYYLALSGQKPIIIERGEMVDERKKSVESFWEGGPLNPNSNVQFGEGGAGTFSDGKLTTRSKDQRARFIFEKLVELGAPEDILIDQKPHVGTDLLTGIVKNLREEIKTLGGSFYFNETFEKLLIDKDQVKGVVTDKQTIETDHVFLAIGHSARSTVKALYGQGIQMSAKPFAMGLRIEHPRTMIDKCQYGASADNPKLGAAEYSVKAKHEDRSVYSFCMCPGGHVVNASSEPEHLVVNGMSYHKRDAENSNSALLVSITPDDFESDHPLAGFKLQETLESRAYSIGKDNGAPIQTVGDFLNDKMTTNLGNVNPSITPLVHYTNFNDWMPQYICDALKMALPVMGRQVKGFDRADAILTGVETRSSSPVRIVRDEFMCSVSTKGLYPIGEGAGYAGGITSSAVDGLAAVDFLLKKMSV from the coding sequence ATGTTAAGAACCAATATCGTCATGCCAATTGACGAAATGATAGAAATGTTGCCTGTTCGCTTGGCGACGAAGTTGAAAGTAAAAACCGATCAGATTAAAACATGGAAGGTGTTCAAGCGGTCGATAGATGCTAGGAAACAACCGATCATGTACAACTATACTATCGATTTTGAAGTCTCGGATGAGGCGCGACTGCTAAAGACCAACAAGTCGCTTTTGAAAGTGGAGTATTACGTATTTGAACCTGTCACAGGTGTATCTATGGAGAAGAGACCGGTCGTCATCGGCTTTGGTCCTGCAGGTATGTTCGCATCTTACTATCTGGCACTTTCGGGCCAAAAACCTATCATCATCGAGCGCGGCGAGATGGTGGATGAAAGAAAGAAAAGCGTCGAATCCTTCTGGGAAGGCGGACCGCTCAATCCGAATTCGAACGTACAGTTTGGAGAAGGCGGAGCGGGAACATTCTCTGACGGCAAGTTGACGACAAGAAGCAAAGACCAGAGGGCGAGGTTCATCTTTGAAAAACTGGTTGAACTAGGAGCTCCCGAGGATATCCTCATCGACCAGAAGCCGCATGTGGGCACGGACCTTTTGACTGGTATCGTCAAAAATCTTAGGGAAGAGATCAAAACACTCGGTGGAAGCTTCTATTTCAATGAGACTTTTGAAAAACTTCTGATAGACAAGGATCAGGTAAAAGGTGTGGTTACCGATAAGCAGACGATCGAAACGGATCATGTCTTTCTTGCGATAGGCCATTCGGCACGTTCTACCGTGAAAGCGCTATATGGGCAAGGTATCCAAATGAGCGCCAAGCCATTTGCCATGGGACTCAGAATCGAGCACCCTCGTACAATGATCGATAAGTGCCAGTACGGTGCGTCTGCTGACAATCCAAAACTTGGAGCGGCGGAGTATAGCGTAAAGGCCAAACATGAAGATAGGAGCGTCTATTCCTTCTGCATGTGTCCTGGTGGACATGTCGTCAACGCGAGTTCCGAACCGGAGCATCTTGTAGTCAACGGAATGAGCTATCACAAGAGGGATGCTGAGAACTCCAACAGCGCGCTGCTTGTGAGTATCACTCCGGATGATTTCGAGTCGGATCACCCACTAGCTGGATTTAAGTTGCAGGAAACGCTTGAAAGCAGGGCTTATTCCATAGGCAAAGACAATGGTGCGCCGATTCAAACGGTGGGGGATTTCTTAAATGATAAGATGACGACCAACCTAGGCAATGTGAATCCAAGCATCACACCGCTTGTGCATTATACTAATTTCAACGACTGGATGCCGCAATATATCTGTGATGCCCTTAAAATGGCACTACCTGTGATGGGTAGACAGGTAAAGGGCTTCGATCGTGCGGATGCCATATTGACTGGTGTCGAAACAAGATCTTCCTCTCCGGTTCGTATCGTTAGGGATGAGTTCATGTGTTCTGTCAGCACCAAGGGGCTATATCCCATAGGTGAGGGAGCCGGCTATGCTGGTGGAATCACTTCATCTGCAGTCGATGGACTTGCAGCAGTTGATTTCTTACTGAAAAAAATGAGCGTTTAA
- a CDS encoding nucleoside-diphosphate kinase, producing MSDTLVLIKPDAVSKGLIGEIIRIYEINGLTIEDLKMVRPDKELLQKHYEEHLMRDFYPELEAFMMSGQVVALQIHGYGAVDLVRELNGSTNPQKARINTIRYLFGTSVQMNAVHGSADDAAAKRELSLWFDV from the coding sequence ATGTCTGACACTTTAGTACTGATTAAACCGGATGCAGTGAGTAAAGGCCTGATAGGCGAAATCATTAGAATTTATGAAATTAACGGTTTAACCATCGAAGATTTAAAAATGGTAAGGCCTGACAAGGAATTATTGCAAAAACACTATGAAGAACACTTAATGAGAGATTTTTACCCTGAACTCGAAGCATTTATGATGAGCGGACAAGTCGTCGCTCTTCAGATACATGGTTATGGAGCGGTTGATCTTGTAAGGGAACTTAACGGATCGACGAATCCTCAAAAGGCCAGAATCAACACGATCAGGTATCTATTCGGCACATCGGTTCAGATGAACGCCGTACACGGATCAGCAGACGATGCTGCTGCAAAACGTGAATTGTCCCTGTGGTTTGATGTGTAG
- the amrA gene encoding AmmeMemoRadiSam system protein A, translated as MGRLVKTYFMPHPPIVIPEVAGDRHGLCKNTYDAMMEVGREIAKIKPKRIVIISPHGTVFSDGIGALYNHDLYGNLATFGHEDIEVQKRCDMFFVDELATEASRSDIVVAKIDEDFAEELGITYTLDHGAIVPLWFVDQFYKDYDVVHLAYGLLSPSKLYELGQNIRTVVKQFAGDTVLIASGDMSHALKDSGPYDYHPEGANFDKFVVEAIGKHDFLSILSYPQKKRESARECGFRSFCIAFGAHDRMLVDSKVLSYEGPFGVGYMVAGISEVGGIVPGLLPSIIELSRAEQARRLGLEDDYVKLARNVINTFVLMGDRPQVDPNDYAIDKEAHGCFVSIKNDSGLRGCIGTIHPTRDSLIDEIVDNAIKACSEDPRFDPIYEDELADLRVSVDILLPPEPIESEEDLDPQRYGVIVEAGFKRGLLLPMLEGIETVGEQLRIAKSKAGIEDEPYHLMRFKVIRHEADL; from the coding sequence ATGGGAAGACTTGTTAAGACTTATTTTATGCCGCATCCGCCGATTGTGATTCCTGAAGTTGCGGGGGACAGGCATGGCTTGTGTAAGAATACGTATGATGCAATGATGGAAGTCGGTCGTGAGATCGCTAAGATCAAGCCTAAAAGGATTGTGATTATTTCACCGCACGGTACGGTGTTTTCAGATGGGATCGGTGCGCTTTATAATCACGACCTTTATGGTAACCTTGCGACATTCGGTCATGAGGATATTGAGGTTCAAAAGAGATGTGACATGTTCTTTGTGGATGAGCTGGCAACAGAAGCGAGCAGATCGGATATCGTTGTCGCTAAAATCGATGAGGATTTTGCGGAGGAACTCGGAATCACCTATACGCTTGATCACGGTGCGATTGTACCGCTTTGGTTTGTTGACCAGTTTTATAAGGACTATGATGTTGTCCACCTGGCTTATGGATTGCTTTCACCGAGCAAGCTTTATGAGCTCGGGCAGAACATCCGAACGGTTGTCAAACAGTTTGCGGGGGATACGGTACTGATCGCCAGCGGGGATATGTCCCATGCGCTAAAGGATAGCGGTCCATACGACTACCATCCTGAAGGAGCGAATTTCGATAAGTTTGTGGTCGAAGCCATCGGGAAACACGATTTTTTGAGCATTCTCAGCTATCCGCAAAAGAAAAGGGAGTCTGCTAGAGAATGCGGATTCAGGTCGTTTTGCATCGCCTTTGGCGCCCATGACAGGATGCTTGTGGATAGCAAGGTGCTTAGCTATGAAGGCCCGTTCGGTGTTGGGTATATGGTTGCGGGCATTTCGGAGGTCGGCGGCATCGTGCCAGGCCTACTTCCTTCTATTATAGAGCTTTCACGCGCGGAGCAGGCCAGAAGGTTAGGGCTTGAAGACGATTATGTGAAGCTGGCTAGAAATGTGATCAATACTTTTGTACTTATGGGAGACAGACCACAGGTCGATCCAAACGATTATGCGATCGATAAGGAAGCTCACGGGTGTTTTGTTTCGATCAAGAACGATTCGGGTCTTAGAGGGTGCATAGGTACGATTCATCCGACTCGAGATTCGCTAATCGATGAGATAGTGGATAACGCGATCAAGGCATGCAGTGAGGACCCAAGGTTTGATCCGATCTATGAGGATGAGCTGGCTGATCTTCGTGTGTCTGTGGATATTCTATTGCCTCCCGAACCGATTGAATCCGAGGAGGATCTTGATCCTCAGAGATACGGAGTGATTGTGGAGGCAGGATTTAAAAGAGGATTGCTTCTGCCTATGCTTGAAGGCATAGAGACGGTCGGCGAGCAGCTTAGAATTGCAAAATCAAAAGCCGGCATAGAGGATGAACCCTATCATCTGATGCGCTTTAAGGTAATCCGTCACGAAGCAGACCTATAA
- a CDS encoding class I SAM-dependent methyltransferase has translation MEHYYTEKSTTEQVKKTIRHVILDKEMCFITSNAVFSKDAVDFGSHFLIETVLEHSPSIGKTLDIGCGYGAIGVTLAVFSPDATVTMVDVNERAVNLANENASLNGVFGRAKAQVSDICEQVEGLYDTVVTNPPIRAGKNVVHAIYEQAFEHLSPGGKLFVVIQKKQGAPSSMDKMKQLFGNCEMIARKAGYHILLSIK, from the coding sequence ATGGAACATTATTATACTGAAAAATCAACGACGGAGCAGGTCAAAAAGACAATAAGGCATGTGATTTTAGATAAGGAGATGTGCTTTATCACAAGCAATGCGGTATTTTCAAAAGATGCGGTGGATTTTGGCAGTCACTTTCTGATTGAAACGGTTTTGGAGCATAGCCCTTCCATCGGAAAAACACTCGATATCGGATGCGGCTACGGAGCGATCGGGGTGACCCTTGCGGTATTTTCACCTGATGCGACGGTCACCATGGTCGATGTCAACGAGAGGGCTGTCAATCTTGCAAATGAAAACGCATCTTTAAACGGTGTGTTTGGAAGGGCCAAGGCTCAAGTTTCTGACATCTGCGAGCAGGTAGAAGGCTTATATGACACCGTCGTCACCAATCCTCCGATAAGGGCTGGTAAAAACGTGGTACATGCGATCTATGAACAGGCATTTGAGCATTTATCCCCCGGTGGAAAGCTGTTTGTCGTCATACAAAAAAAACAGGGCGCGCCGAGTTCCATGGACAAGATGAAGCAGCTCTTCGGCAATTGTGAGATGATCGCAAGAAAAGCGGGCTATCATATTTTACTTTCTATCAAATAG
- a CDS encoding glycosyl hydrolase family 18 protein: MKKRVVGIILGAIVLLTSACSILEQPPEKVDVPIIEPIVAQVWSGERTDGYELSIDALTDIERLEEYFKFYADFDESSMRLSLVKDGKWYRFDVQNNELINLHDSTSWGKAAVDGNSISVESSVVLAGLGYQVSKSETLTLMTADEPDSIRVTVSGEAYSDHTKTQKVTLENESGIWLDQEESFSLVLTDHKGLLWVGESGLEFAVEEEVLEEEQQLKPLLIAWDLYGNKSEQEYHESLDVIIPKWLSLKAEDGTINDLYRPLYHENIKKQGKDLWVLVNNSFDPELTSSVLNSLEARENMIGQLIDYALINKVEGINIDFENMFLEDSDLFVQFVAELSTRMKEKGLILSVAVTVPGGSDNWSIVYDRDRLSEVSDYLTLMAYDQYWASSQTSGPVAGYSWVDGHLEELVKTIPSEKILLGVPFYTRIWYETPSLEIPNQMKVKSKSVYMASPQQLIDDYDPVRVWDATNSQYYFAYFKDNQLIKFWYDDEEAVGRKAQLIHKYNLAGIAAWSLGFERETVWPVLQKVKEDIQ, translated from the coding sequence ATGAAGAAAAGAGTTGTAGGAATCATCCTAGGAGCTATCGTACTGCTGACAAGCGCATGTTCAATTCTGGAACAGCCACCTGAAAAGGTGGACGTCCCCATCATAGAGCCGATTGTCGCACAGGTATGGAGCGGTGAAAGAACGGACGGGTATGAGTTGAGCATTGATGCACTCACCGATATCGAAAGACTTGAGGAATACTTTAAGTTCTATGCAGATTTCGACGAGTCGTCGATGCGCCTGAGCCTTGTAAAAGACGGAAAATGGTACCGTTTTGATGTGCAAAACAATGAACTGATCAACCTGCATGACTCTACAAGCTGGGGAAAAGCCGCAGTCGACGGCAATAGTATCTCTGTCGAATCGTCGGTGGTACTTGCCGGACTAGGCTATCAAGTCTCCAAAAGTGAAACGCTTACCCTTATGACAGCTGATGAACCTGATTCGATACGGGTAACGGTCAGCGGAGAGGCTTATTCGGACCACACAAAGACGCAGAAGGTGACTCTTGAAAACGAATCTGGAATATGGCTTGATCAAGAGGAATCATTTAGCTTGGTCTTAACGGATCATAAGGGACTTTTGTGGGTAGGAGAAAGCGGTCTAGAATTTGCAGTTGAAGAGGAAGTCTTAGAAGAGGAACAGCAGTTAAAGCCGTTACTGATCGCTTGGGATCTGTACGGAAATAAAAGTGAACAGGAATATCATGAGAGTCTTGATGTGATCATACCGAAATGGTTGTCGCTAAAAGCGGAGGATGGCACTATCAATGATCTGTACAGGCCGCTGTATCATGAAAACATAAAAAAGCAGGGAAAAGACCTATGGGTTTTAGTCAATAACTCATTCGATCCAGAACTGACGAGTTCGGTGCTGAACAGTCTTGAGGCAAGGGAGAACATGATCGGTCAGCTGATCGATTATGCGCTGATAAACAAGGTTGAAGGAATAAACATTGATTTTGAGAACATGTTCCTTGAGGATAGTGATCTCTTTGTCCAGTTTGTTGCAGAACTTTCAACGCGTATGAAGGAGAAGGGGCTTATTCTCAGTGTCGCAGTGACAGTGCCAGGTGGTTCCGACAACTGGTCGATCGTCTACGACAGGGACAGGCTTTCCGAAGTGAGCGACTACCTTACGCTGATGGCTTATGACCAGTACTGGGCTTCAAGTCAGACAAGCGGCCCGGTAGCCGGCTATTCATGGGTGGACGGACATCTTGAAGAGCTTGTAAAAACCATTCCATCCGAAAAAATACTCCTGGGGGTGCCCTTTTACACAAGGATCTGGTATGAAACCCCATCGCTTGAAATACCGAATCAGATGAAGGTGAAATCCAAATCGGTTTACATGGCTTCACCCCAGCAGCTGATCGACGATTACGACCCGGTCAGGGTATGGGATGCGACCAACAGCCAGTATTACTTCGCCTATTTCAAGGACAATCAGCTGATCAAATTCTGGTATGACGACGAGGAGGCTGTTGGAAGAAAAGCGCAGCTTATTCACAAATACAATCTTGCAGGCATCGCTGCCTGGTCCCTAGGGTTTGAAAGAGAGACAGTCTGGCCTGTGCTTCAGAAAGTGAAGGAGGACATTCAGTGA